The following is a genomic window from Bacillota bacterium.
AGCAGTAGATTATAAAGAAAGAGCTGATTGGTCCGGTAATTAGAACGCCCAAGCCAAAGAACAAGGCTCCCAGCATATTAAGGACCATAACCACTAACAGCATACCCAGCGTCAGAAAAATGTTGTCTCGAACAATCCTCATGCTGATGCTGAGCGCCTCAACAGCTCCTACCGGCCGGTCTACTACAGCTACAGGTGCAAGCCAAACAAAGAAAGCGAAGATAAAACCGGGAAGCACCAGAAGAAAAGCTCCAAGCATGGTTCCAAGCGCCGCTAAAAAGCCAACGCCGATGAAAGGCAGCACCCGATCAGTGGCTGAAAAAATATCTGACAAATCAACTTGCTGACGATCAAATAGTTTAAAAAAGATTTTCTGTACACCTACAGCCACAATCATCGACAGCACAATACCCGCAAGACCAAATACTACACTCAGAGGCGGAATGATCATAGAAACCAATCCAGCAATCACTGCTGTTGCAAAAGGCGCGATTAAAAGAACCAGCTCTAATAGAAGCAGAAATCCCAAATTTTCTCCCAACAGGTTCCATCCGGTTTTCAGACCATCAACTATGGTATCAATTACAGCAAGCCTACCATTAGAATCAAGCTTAGGATCTTGAAGCATTGTTTTACAGTGCACGCAGAATACAGCTGCCTGCGGAATTGTTTCGCCGCAGTGTGGGCATGATTTCGTATCCCCTGATAAAGAAGGACCGCTGGGTTCATCGCTGTGGAAAACTGTTTCCTGCGGGCTCTTATGGAAATCCGGGTCATAACTCTCAGCATCGACAAAACTTCCATCACAGCCAACAACTGCGCATCCCTGGTTTTCTACCCAGCATTGGTGGTGATGGGGAGTATTACATTTACTGCAGATTAATGCTGTATCTTCAGCTGTAAAGGCTTTCTGGCAGTAAGGGCAGTACTTCCCGGCAATAGAATTCAAGATACTCACCTCATATTTAATGGATTACAGCTGTAAAATTCGAGGTAATAATAAAAATACCTGCAGATATCTAATCAACTTGACACTTTTGGACCATTAGCCCACAATAAAAGTATTGGATACTGCAATATATGCGAAGGAGTGTAAGAAAGTGAGTGACCAACTAATCCGCTGCTTAGCTTTTGATAAGCAAGTGCGTGTGATTTTTGTAGATAATACAATGCTGGTGCAGGAGCGCTGCAATCCCTTAGAGACATCTAAGCTGACTAAAACTGCTTTGGCTAAAACCCTGACTATTGCTTCCCTGATTTCCGGTACGCTGAAAGATACCCAGCGCATCAGCCTGAGAGTAGCTGCAACTGACCAGGAGTATCAGGTTTTGGCAGAAGCGGATGCGGAAGGCAGCGTCAGAGGCTTTGTCAGCCAGCCGTTCCTCAACCTTGAACCTGGCAGGGTCGAAGGTATGACTTTACCTGAGTTCTTTGGTGATCGCGGCGGGCTTCAGGTTATTAAGGATCTGGGCCGCTATGGCAAGATGTTTACGGGTGTGACCAAGATGCCTTACGGCAATATTGTCGATGACTTTTCCTACTACTTTGAGCAGAGCGAACAGACCACATCTATGTTTTATCTGAGCCTCATCTTTGATGATCAGGACCAGATTACTCTCTCCCGCGGAATGTTCGCCCAGCTGATGCCCGGGGGCAGCGAGGAGCAGATGCAGAAGCTGACCGATGCGGTAAAAGTCTCTTCCTTGTTCCAACCGCAAACTAATTTTGGTGAAGTATTTCAAGAAGAGCCAGAATCAATCAGCGCAGTATTCCAAGCTGACCTGGAGGTTCTCAGCATCGAGCCAATTCAATTCCGCTGCAGCTGTTCTAAGGAATTGCTGCTGAGCATTTTGTCGTCCCTCACCGAAGAGGAAATCCAGTCCTACATCGAAAGCGGGGAAGATATTGAAGTGATCTGCAATATGTGCGGGGAAAAACACTATATCGATCCCCACGAAGTTGTTCCCAAGTCCTGACCCTAGTTGGGGGTCAGGACCCCTTTTGGACTTCGATTAAGGGCTGCACTGCCTCGTAAAGCTGCGCAGTCGCTTTTAGATCGCTTAAACTGTACCGGACCAACCGCTCAAAATCCCCCGAACGCCAAACCTCTCCTACCATCGATCCGTCCATATCCTGCTTGGGCGATTCAATTCCAAACTGGCTGCACCAAAAATCTAAGCTGTAGCGATGCTGCCAGGAAAGAGTTCCCATGAATGTAAGCACTTCTAAAAGATCGCAGTTTTCACTAAGAGTATAGCGGCTGCCCACAAGATTGCGAGTGGGCTGTATCCCATTAACTGCTGAACGGAGCATTAGGAATGGACCATCGAAATACCTGCCGTTAAACGTTATCACAGGATATGCCGCATATCTGCCGCCGGGACCAGCTTTTTCCAGAAGCTTTGCCCAGAACAATCTCAAGATTTGCGCTTCCGAACCATAATAAACTACTGTCTCCGGATCAAGCTCCACGTGCCCGGTGGGAAAAGCTTCCTCATTTTCCTCGTTATTAATCAGCACTAATGACCGCTGATCGTTGATCAAGTACAGTCCAATCGCTGCTATGGTTCCAGCAGCAGGGTTTAAAGGCAGCGACTCCACCACATTAGCCCTGGCATCCCCTGTTTCACCACTGGCTGCTAACCGTTTTTCTTCCCTCTCGATCAAGTATTCCTGCACCGAAGTGCCGAGACTATCAAAGCGTCCAACTGTTTCTATATCTACCACTACCGGTCCCATTGTCTCACCTCATATCATACTGTTTCATTCTTCGTTACTGCCAGAATTCAAAACTTTGATTCCTGCTTGTTGATCCATGTTACCATCTCATCCAACTCCCGCCGCTTCTTTTTTGGAGCAGAATCTGCTGCGGGATATCCCACCGGAAGCATCGCAATCGGTTCCAAGTGTTCAGGTAGGTCCAAGACTTCCCGAACCATGTTTACATCAAAAGCACCGATCCAGCAGGTGCCGAGACCCAAATCTGCGGCAGCCAGCGTCATATGATCGACAGCAATTGCCACATCCACATCGCAGTAATCTCTGCCATCACCCCGTTTCCAAGAGCGAGAATGATCGCCGCAGGCAACAATAACTAATGGTGCCTGTGCAAACCAATTGCGAGGATAAGCCTGCTGCAGCCGGCCCAGCAGATCTTGATCAGACACCACAAATAGATGCCACGGCTGATAATTGACAGCAGATGGAGCTAAGCGCGCTGCTTCCAGCACCTGCAAAAGCTTTTCCTTCTCCACCGGTTTTGATTGATAACCTCGCACAGAATACCTTTTTTCTGCCAGCTTAAGAAATGTCATACTCATTCCCCCTTAGAATGGATTTTTTTCCCAACAGTTTGCCCAACAGGCCATGCTTAATTCGGATCAATCTAGT
Proteins encoded in this region:
- a CDS encoding nitroreductase, with translation MTFLKLAEKRYSVRGYQSKPVEKEKLLQVLEAARLAPSAVNYQPWHLFVVSDQDLLGRLQQAYPRNWFAQAPLVIVACGDHSRSWKRGDGRDYCDVDVAIAVDHMTLAAADLGLGTCWIGAFDVNMVREVLDLPEHLEPIAMLPVGYPAADSAPKKKRRELDEMVTWINKQESKF
- a CDS encoding Hsp33 family molecular chaperone HslO; protein product: MSDQLIRCLAFDKQVRVIFVDNTMLVQERCNPLETSKLTKTALAKTLTIASLISGTLKDTQRISLRVAATDQEYQVLAEADAEGSVRGFVSQPFLNLEPGRVEGMTLPEFFGDRGGLQVIKDLGRYGKMFTGVTKMPYGNIVDDFSYYFEQSEQTTSMFYLSLIFDDQDQITLSRGMFAQLMPGGSEEQMQKLTDAVKVSSLFQPQTNFGEVFQEEPESISAVFQADLEVLSIEPIQFRCSCSKELLLSILSSLTEEEIQSYIESGEDIEVICNMCGEKHYIDPHEVVPKS
- a CDS encoding 3'-5' exonuclease, which encodes MGPVVVDIETVGRFDSLGTSVQEYLIEREEKRLAASGETGDARANVVESLPLNPAAGTIAAIGLYLINDQRSLVLINNEENEEAFPTGHVELDPETVVYYGSEAQILRLFWAKLLEKAGPGGRYAAYPVITFNGRYFDGPFLMLRSAVNGIQPTRNLVGSRYTLSENCDLLEVLTFMGTLSWQHRYSLDFWCSQFGIESPKQDMDGSMVGEVWRSGDFERLVRYSLSDLKATAQLYEAVQPLIEVQKGS